A window of Pseudomonas mucidolens contains these coding sequences:
- a CDS encoding arsenic transporter translates to MLIAVAIFLFTLTLVIWQPKGLGVGWSASLGAILALASGVVSLADIPVVWHIIWNATGTFVALIIISLLLDEAGFFAWAALHVARWGRGRGRRLFAYMVLLGALVSALFANDGAALILTPIVMSMLLALRFSPAATLAFVMGAGFIADTASLPLVVSNLVNIVSADYFNIGFNAYAAVMVPVNLVSVAATLAVLLWFFWRDIPQTYDPAVLDDPASAIHDRATFYAGWWVLGILLLGCFALEPLGIPISAISAVCALLLLVIAAKGHTISTRKVLKEAPWQIVIFSLGMYLVVYGLRNAGLTSYLATWLNTFAEYGVWGAAFGTGLLTALLSSAMNNLPTVLIGALSIEASHTVGIVKEAMIYANVIGSDLGPKITPIGSLATLLWLHILARKGVRITWGYYFKVGIVLTLPVLLITLAALALRLSL, encoded by the coding sequence ATGCTCATCGCCGTCGCCATCTTCCTGTTCACCCTTACCCTGGTCATCTGGCAACCCAAAGGCCTGGGCGTGGGCTGGAGCGCCTCCTTGGGAGCGATCCTGGCGCTGGCCAGCGGCGTTGTCAGCCTGGCCGACATCCCGGTGGTATGGCACATCATCTGGAACGCCACGGGCACTTTCGTCGCGCTGATCATCATTAGTTTGCTGCTGGACGAAGCCGGCTTCTTCGCCTGGGCTGCGCTGCACGTCGCGCGTTGGGGGCGCGGCCGGGGTCGACGGTTGTTCGCCTATATGGTGCTGCTGGGCGCTCTGGTGTCGGCATTGTTTGCCAATGACGGTGCGGCCCTGATCCTCACACCGATCGTCATGTCGATGCTGCTGGCGCTGCGTTTTTCCCCGGCGGCAACCCTGGCCTTTGTCATGGGCGCGGGGTTTATCGCCGACACCGCCAGCCTGCCGCTGGTGGTTTCCAACCTGGTGAACATCGTTTCCGCGGACTATTTCAACATCGGTTTCAACGCATACGCCGCCGTGATGGTGCCGGTTAACCTGGTCAGCGTTGCGGCGACGCTGGCGGTCCTGCTGTGGTTCTTTTGGCGCGATATTCCGCAAACCTATGACCCCGCCGTCCTCGACGATCCAGCCAGTGCCATCCACGACCGCGCCACCTTCTACGCCGGTTGGTGGGTGCTGGGCATTCTGTTGTTGGGCTGTTTTGCCCTGGAACCACTGGGGATTCCCATCAGCGCCATCAGTGCGGTGTGCGCGTTGCTGTTGCTGGTGATCGCCGCCAAGGGCCACACGATATCCACGCGCAAGGTGCTGAAGGAGGCGCCTTGGCAGATCGTGATTTTCTCTTTGGGCATGTACCTGGTGGTGTATGGCTTACGCAACGCAGGTCTGACGAGCTATTTGGCCACCTGGCTCAACACCTTTGCCGAATATGGCGTATGGGGCGCGGCCTTCGGGACCGGCTTGCTCACCGCGTTGCTGTCGTCGGCCATGAACAACCTGCCAACTGTATTGATCGGAGCGCTGTCCATTGAGGCCAGTCATACCGTGGGCATAGTCAAGGAGGCAATGATCTACGCCAATGTGATTGGCAGCGACCTGGGGCCGAAAATCACGCCTATCGGCAGCCTCGCGACACTGCTATGGCTGCATATTCTGGCGCGAAAAGGCGTCCGGATCACTTGGGGTTACTACTTCAAGGTCGGCATCGTCCTCACACTCCCGGTGCTATTGATCACTCTGGCCGCACTGGCCCTGCGCCTCAGTCTTTGA
- a CDS encoding LysE family transporter, whose product MLMIFFSAVVFGFVFCLSPGAVLAETLRRGLLHGFTPALLVQVGSLVGDATWAVIGLTGMALLIQHEAIRVPLTAVCALYLAWLGVRSLLDAWRLPQPDNVPVGSGRNALMVGAAISLANPKNIVYWGALGSALSGIVGATPSHGQTLMFFAGFMLASILSCFLVAALVNVLGKNASATWQRISYGTCGAVLIYLAFLAAGSL is encoded by the coding sequence ATGTTGATGATCTTTTTTTCCGCCGTGGTATTTGGCTTTGTATTTTGCCTGTCCCCCGGCGCGGTACTGGCGGAAACCTTGCGTCGCGGCCTGTTGCACGGCTTTACCCCGGCGCTGTTGGTGCAGGTCGGGTCGTTGGTGGGCGATGCAACCTGGGCAGTGATCGGCCTGACCGGCATGGCGCTGCTGATTCAGCATGAAGCGATAAGGGTTCCCCTGACCGCCGTTTGCGCGTTGTACCTGGCCTGGCTCGGGGTACGCAGCCTGCTGGATGCCTGGCGCCTGCCGCAACCCGACAACGTTCCCGTGGGCAGTGGACGCAATGCACTGATGGTCGGAGCCGCCATCTCACTGGCCAACCCGAAAAACATTGTCTATTGGGGCGCCCTTGGCAGCGCGCTATCAGGCATTGTCGGGGCCACGCCAAGTCATGGCCAGACCCTGATGTTTTTCGCCGGGTTCATGCTGGCATCGATCCTCTCGTGTTTCCTGGTTGCAGCCCTGGTGAATGTTTTGGGAAAAAACGCATCGGCAACTTGGCAGCGCATCAGTTACGGCACTTGTGGCGCGGTGTTGATCTATCTGGCATTCCTGGCCGCCGGCAGTCTGTAA
- the mgtA gene encoding magnesium-translocating P-type ATPase, giving the protein MSAVKTTQLPNKTRTDSDAKLSMRAAREAHNGLTATFANVRATKDGLTELDASARLQREGYNEVAHDKPPHAVVQFLQALNNPFIYVLLTLGAISFVTDYWLPLRAGEETELTKVIIIMTMVLLSSLLRFWQEHRSAKSAEALKAMVRTTATVLRRAQAGAQPTLREVPMRELVAGDIVQLSAGDMIPADIRLIESRDLFISQAVLTGEALPVEKYDTLGDVTQKSATFKAPDQSNLLDLQNICFMGTNVVSGRARAVVVATGPRSYFGSLAKAIVGSRVQTAFDRGVNSVSWLLIRFMLVMVPIVFFLNGFSKGDWGDAFLFALAVAVGLTPEMLPMIVSANLAKGATAMAKRKVVVKRLNAIQNFGSMDVLCTDKTGTLTQDKIILEHHVNTFGQRDDKVLSLAWLNSHHQSGMKNLMDQAVVEFSQHNPKFQVPFAYSKVDELPFDFVRRRLSIVLKDSHDDHLLVCKGAVEEMLSISTHLMEGETAVALDEQRRQELLNTANDYNEDGFRVLVVATRNIPKALARQQYTTADERNLVIHGFLTFLDPPKETAGPAIAALQEIGVAIKVLTGDNAVVTRTICRQVGLEPGEPLLGVDIEAMDDATLKRQVEERTLFAKLTPLQKSRVLKALQANGHTVGFLGDGINDAPALRDADVGISVDSGTDIAKESADIILLEKSLMVLEEGVLKGRETFGNIMKYLNMTASSNFGNVFSVLVASAFIPFMPMLAIHLLLQNLMYDISQLALPWDKMDKEYLAKPRKWDAKNIGRFMIWIGPTSSIFDITTFALMWYVFSANSVQMQTLFQSGWFIEGLLSQTLVVHMLRTRKIPFFQSTAAWPVLMMTCIVIVLGIYVPFSPLGTLVGLEPLPLAYFPWLVATLVSYCCVAQLMKTLYIRRFKQWY; this is encoded by the coding sequence ATGAGCGCAGTAAAAACCACGCAACTACCGAACAAAACCCGCACCGACTCTGACGCCAAACTGTCGATGCGGGCCGCTCGCGAAGCGCACAACGGCCTCACCGCCACGTTCGCCAACGTCAGGGCGACCAAAGACGGCCTGACGGAGCTGGACGCCAGCGCCCGCCTGCAACGCGAAGGCTACAACGAGGTGGCCCACGACAAGCCGCCTCACGCCGTCGTGCAGTTTCTCCAGGCCCTGAACAATCCGTTTATCTACGTGCTGCTGACCCTGGGCGCCATCAGTTTCGTCACCGATTACTGGCTGCCGCTGCGTGCAGGTGAAGAAACCGAGCTGACCAAGGTCATTATCATCATGACCATGGTCCTCCTCAGCAGCCTGTTGCGCTTCTGGCAGGAACATCGCTCGGCAAAATCCGCCGAAGCCTTGAAAGCCATGGTGCGCACCACCGCTACTGTGTTGCGACGTGCCCAAGCCGGCGCGCAACCCACGTTGCGCGAAGTGCCGATGCGCGAGCTGGTGGCCGGCGATATTGTGCAACTGTCGGCCGGTGACATGATCCCCGCCGATATCCGCCTGATCGAATCCCGCGATCTGTTCATCAGCCAGGCGGTGCTGACCGGCGAAGCCTTGCCCGTGGAAAAGTACGACACCCTGGGCGATGTCACGCAAAAATCCGCGACGTTTAAAGCACCGGACCAGAGCAACCTGCTGGACCTGCAGAATATTTGCTTCATGGGTACCAACGTCGTCAGCGGTCGGGCCCGGGCGGTGGTGGTCGCAACCGGGCCGCGCAGCTATTTCGGCTCACTGGCCAAGGCGATTGTCGGATCGCGGGTGCAGACCGCGTTTGACCGTGGAGTGAACAGCGTCAGTTGGCTGTTGATTCGCTTCATGCTGGTGATGGTGCCCATTGTGTTCTTCCTCAATGGTTTCTCCAAAGGCGACTGGGGCGACGCATTTCTGTTTGCGCTGGCGGTGGCGGTGGGATTGACCCCGGAAATGCTGCCAATGATCGTCAGCGCCAACCTGGCCAAGGGTGCGACGGCCATGGCCAAGCGCAAAGTGGTGGTCAAGCGCCTCAACGCGATCCAGAACTTCGGTTCAATGGACGTGCTCTGCACCGACAAGACCGGGACCCTGACCCAAGACAAAATCATCCTCGAACACCACGTCAACACCTTCGGCCAACGGGACGATAAGGTGCTGTCTCTGGCCTGGCTCAACAGCCATCACCAAAGTGGTATGAAGAACCTGATGGATCAGGCCGTGGTGGAGTTCTCCCAGCACAATCCCAAGTTCCAGGTGCCGTTTGCCTACAGCAAGGTTGATGAATTGCCTTTCGACTTTGTACGCCGGCGTCTGTCGATTGTGCTCAAGGACAGCCACGACGATCACCTGCTGGTATGCAAAGGCGCGGTTGAGGAGATGTTGAGCATTTCCACGCATCTGATGGAGGGTGAGACCGCCGTCGCGCTGGATGAGCAACGTCGCCAGGAGTTGCTGAACACCGCCAACGACTACAACGAGGACGGCTTCCGGGTGCTGGTGGTTGCCACCCGCAACATTCCCAAGGCCCTGGCCCGCCAGCAGTACACCACCGCCGATGAGCGCAACCTGGTGATCCACGGTTTCCTGACCTTTCTGGATCCACCAAAGGAAACCGCGGGCCCTGCGATTGCGGCCCTGCAAGAGATCGGCGTCGCCATCAAAGTACTCACCGGCGACAACGCGGTGGTCACCCGCACCATTTGCCGCCAGGTCGGCCTGGAGCCTGGTGAGCCGCTGCTGGGCGTGGACATCGAAGCCATGGACGATGCCACCCTCAAGCGGCAGGTCGAGGAACGCACGCTCTTCGCCAAACTGACCCCACTGCAAAAGTCCCGGGTGCTCAAGGCGTTGCAGGCCAATGGGCATACCGTCGGCTTTCTCGGAGATGGCATCAACGATGCGCCTGCACTGCGCGACGCCGACGTCGGTATTTCGGTGGACAGCGGCACCGACATTGCCAAGGAATCGGCCGATATCATCCTGCTGGAAAAAAGCCTGATGGTGCTGGAGGAAGGTGTGCTCAAGGGGCGCGAGACCTTCGGCAATATCATGAAGTACCTGAACATGACCGCCAGTTCCAACTTCGGCAACGTGTTCTCGGTATTGGTTGCCAGCGCATTCATTCCGTTCATGCCGATGCTGGCGATCCATCTGCTGTTGCAAAACCTGATGTACGACATCTCTCAGTTGGCCTTGCCCTGGGACAAGATGGACAAGGAATATCTGGCCAAACCGCGCAAGTGGGATGCGAAGAATATCGGACGGTTCATGATCTGGATCGGGCCGACCTCGTCGATCTTCGACATCACCACATTCGCCCTGATGTGGTACGTGTTCTCGGCGAACAGCGTGCAAATGCAGACCTTGTTCCAGTCCGGCTGGTTCATCGAAGGGCTGCTCTCGCAAACCCTGGTGGTGCACATGTTGCGCACCCGCAAGATCCCGTTCTTCCAGAGCACCGCCGCCTGGCCGGTACTCATGATGACCTGCATCGTCATCGTGCTGGGGATCTACGTGCCCTTCTCGCCCCTGGGCACGCTGGTCGGCCTGGAACCGTTGCCACTGGCGTACTTCCCATGGCTGGTGGCCACCCTGGTCAGCTACTGCTGCGTCGCACAACTGATGAAGACCCTCTACATCCGCCGCTTCAAGCAGTGGTACTGA
- a CDS encoding tellurite resistance TerB family protein, with translation MNTSDLLEQLLRAGQASMTQQGGSAAPQGGAGGLGGLGGLLGGLLRGGGSGATASGGGGLGDLLGGLGGLGGMLGGAASGGSTQGRSGGSNYAALASLGMMAFQAYQAWQRQQASAPQQALQTVDQLSGAEVEAHSHAVLRAFIAAAKADGRIDEQETQLINAEIKRHTDDPQLQQWLDAEVAKPLSAADFAEYAHDPAMASEVYLASVMLVDDQQDAERRYLDELAGALNIDPELQLRLEQQAKGQAA, from the coding sequence ATGAACACCAGCGATTTACTCGAACAGTTGCTGCGAGCCGGTCAGGCCTCGATGACACAACAAGGCGGTTCGGCTGCACCCCAAGGCGGGGCAGGCGGGCTTGGTGGTCTGGGTGGTTTATTGGGCGGCTTGCTTCGTGGCGGTGGTTCTGGCGCTACCGCGTCGGGCGGCGGCGGGCTTGGGGATCTGCTCGGTGGGCTCGGCGGCCTGGGCGGAATGCTGGGGGGCGCGGCGTCGGGTGGTTCGACCCAAGGACGTTCCGGTGGCAGCAACTATGCGGCCCTGGCATCACTCGGCATGATGGCTTTCCAGGCGTATCAAGCCTGGCAGCGGCAACAGGCGTCGGCGCCACAGCAGGCGTTGCAGACGGTTGACCAACTGTCCGGCGCTGAAGTCGAAGCGCACAGTCATGCGGTGTTGCGAGCATTTATCGCGGCCGCCAAGGCTGATGGGCGGATTGATGAGCAGGAAACGCAATTGATCAATGCCGAGATCAAGCGCCACACCGACGATCCGCAGTTACAGCAATGGCTGGACGCCGAAGTCGCCAAGCCATTGAGTGCTGCCGATTTTGCCGAATATGCCCATGATCCGGCGATGGCATCGGAGGTTTACCTGGCCAGTGTCATGTTGGTGGATGATCAGCAGGATGCCGAACGTCGTTATCTGGATGAACTGGCGGGCGCGCTGAACATTGATCCCGAGCTGCAATTGCGCCTTGAGCAACAGGCCAAAGGCCAGGCTGCCTGA
- a CDS encoding GFA family protein → MSVERVCWEGGCRCDRVRFTVSMKPIITMACHCTGCQKMSSSAFSLSALIPQAGFTINQGEPVIGGLHGAARHYFCAHCMSWLFTRPHGIDDLVNLRAPLLDDARNYVPFMETWTSEKLPWASTPAVHSFAQLPESEEFSHLLQAYAEFAAADANR, encoded by the coding sequence ATGAGCGTTGAAAGGGTTTGTTGGGAAGGTGGTTGCCGATGTGATCGGGTACGGTTCACCGTCAGTATGAAGCCGATTATCACCATGGCCTGTCATTGCACCGGCTGCCAGAAAATGTCCTCCAGTGCCTTCTCCCTCAGCGCGCTCATACCTCAGGCTGGTTTTACCATCAACCAGGGCGAGCCAGTGATCGGCGGGCTCCACGGTGCCGCACGCCATTATTTCTGCGCGCATTGCATGAGTTGGCTGTTCACACGCCCTCACGGTATTGATGATCTGGTCAACTTGCGAGCGCCCCTGCTGGATGATGCCAGGAACTACGTTCCGTTCATGGAAACCTGGACCAGCGAGAAGCTGCCATGGGCATCCACACCTGCGGTCCACAGCTTTGCGCAGCTTCCCGAATCTGAAGAATTCTCGCACCTGTTACAGGCCTACGCCGAGTTTGCTGCGGCGGATGCCAATCGGTAA
- a CDS encoding LysE family translocator produces MSLTTLFVFITMSAAIIAIPGPTVLLALQNGSRHGLRAAAWGMGGAVLADALLVTAVACGLGLLLAASEGLFQVLKWIGSAYLVWLGWQMLRAPQAALPTVGEGTDPGARSVGIFTRSFLVAISNPKALLFMSAFLPQFVDSTQPQLPQYACLLLALCVLNVMTMMFYAVCGARLLSRLRPAHLQHFNQGAGGLLMTMGVLLAAYRRDPVS; encoded by the coding sequence ATGTCTCTTACTACATTATTTGTATTTATCACGATGAGCGCCGCGATTATCGCGATTCCGGGGCCAACGGTGCTATTGGCGTTGCAGAACGGATCACGTCACGGGTTGCGGGCGGCGGCCTGGGGCATGGGGGGCGCGGTACTTGCCGATGCGCTGCTGGTCACGGCGGTGGCGTGCGGTCTCGGACTGTTACTTGCAGCCAGCGAGGGGTTGTTCCAGGTGCTGAAGTGGATCGGCTCGGCGTATCTGGTCTGGCTGGGCTGGCAAATGTTGCGCGCACCGCAAGCGGCATTGCCAACAGTGGGCGAGGGGACCGACCCCGGCGCTCGTTCAGTGGGTATTTTCACCCGCAGCTTTCTGGTAGCGATCTCCAATCCCAAGGCCTTGCTGTTCATGTCGGCATTCCTGCCGCAGTTTGTCGACAGCACTCAACCCCAACTGCCGCAGTACGCCTGCCTGTTGCTGGCGCTGTGTGTACTGAACGTGATGACCATGATGTTTTATGCCGTGTGCGGGGCGCGTTTGTTAAGCCGCCTGCGGCCGGCACATTTGCAGCATTTCAATCAGGGCGCGGGCGGCCTGTTAATGACGATGGGGGTGCTGTTGGCTGCCTACCGTCGTGATCCGGTGTCTTGA
- a CDS encoding DUF2188 domain-containing protein → MSVPMLNKMHLNGYDIVRVNSGPWRVCTRDDRLASFGSREQALAYAAALPGYKARPRAVSNDD, encoded by the coding sequence ATGAGCGTTCCAATGTTGAACAAGATGCACCTTAACGGCTATGACATCGTCCGGGTCAATAGCGGCCCATGGCGGGTTTGTACGCGGGACGACCGACTGGCGTCGTTTGGCTCCCGTGAACAGGCGCTGGCCTATGCCGCGGCGTTGCCAGGGTACAAGGCTCGCCCGAGGGCGGTATCAAACGATGATTGA
- a CDS encoding LysR substrate-binding domain-containing protein, protein MNMLGKSLPPLASLLPFEAAARLQSFSKAADELHITQAAISRQIRGLEDNLGLKLFYRRNRAVFLTQEGRELGRVVSAALQSISASAVNLRESPRKNRVVLLCQLCEAFYWLMPRLSTFHQLHPEIEIQVATSTRPLAEFSDHFDVALQSTGRPSGSHVLAFTAADEVFPVCSPDYLSARQSLDISDLRLHTLLHHSATPPHLMEWDSWLQAFGQTSEGYAHHCFFDSYPLMLQAAVEGHGIAMGWRRTAGKLIENGALVRPCAQSVPLPDAISVFRQQGEADRIEVQALIGWLEEQLQSESEFFGRMD, encoded by the coding sequence ATGAATATGCTTGGAAAGTCATTGCCGCCGCTGGCCAGTTTGCTGCCCTTTGAAGCGGCCGCTCGACTGCAGAGCTTCTCGAAGGCTGCGGATGAGTTGCACATCACCCAGGCCGCAATCAGTCGTCAGATTCGCGGGCTTGAAGATAATCTCGGGTTGAAGCTCTTTTACCGGCGCAACCGCGCCGTCTTCCTGACGCAGGAAGGGCGTGAACTGGGGCGCGTGGTGAGTGCCGCGCTGCAAAGTATCAGTGCCAGTGCCGTCAACCTGCGTGAGTCACCGCGCAAAAACCGTGTCGTTCTGCTCTGCCAGTTGTGCGAGGCGTTTTACTGGCTGATGCCACGCCTGTCGACGTTTCATCAGCTACACCCGGAAATCGAGATCCAGGTCGCGACATCCACCCGCCCGCTGGCTGAGTTCAGTGACCATTTTGACGTGGCCTTGCAAAGCACCGGTCGCCCCAGCGGTTCGCATGTTCTGGCGTTCACTGCCGCCGATGAGGTGTTTCCCGTATGCAGTCCCGATTACTTGAGCGCCCGTCAGTCACTGGACATCAGCGATCTGCGCCTCCACACGCTTTTACACCACAGCGCCACGCCACCTCACTTGATGGAGTGGGATAGCTGGCTGCAGGCGTTTGGGCAGACATCGGAGGGTTATGCTCATCATTGTTTTTTTGACAGTTATCCTTTGATGCTTCAGGCCGCCGTGGAAGGCCATGGGATTGCTATGGGCTGGCGCCGAACTGCCGGAAAACTCATTGAAAATGGTGCGCTGGTGAGGCCTTGTGCGCAAAGTGTCCCGTTACCCGACGCTATATCGGTTTTCAGGCAGCAGGGCGAGGCGGACCGGATCGAGGTGCAAGCATTGATCGGGTGGCTGGAAGAGCAGTTGCAGAGTGAGTCCGAATTTTTCGGGCGGATGGATTGA
- a CDS encoding DMT family transporter has protein sequence MTSIHSNITIGVSLAVVATLSWALNFIAPYVTGGYSIYDLMLIRFLIAGTLGVSVVLLCRAQFQLLLGRQAFLAAGLGVIGYLGYSTCIAAGVIFGGPVLTPAFIGMVPVLLALLSNATQKTLPWRRLTIPLTFLTAGLLLSNISSLHQPLAANSSWPLGLFFSVSAVVLWLAFSVLNQKALKHLPANATGIWTGLMMAGAGLGTLCLLPVVQTLELLKLPSLGFSISLAGQVYLWGFVIAVMSSLVGAWAWNAASRRLPMVLSGQLIALESLFASMLGWLFHQRLPSLLEASGLTAVLVGVVMAVRIILTSIASPPDSRHSVETHQS, from the coding sequence ATGACCTCTATTCATTCAAACATCACTATCGGCGTGTCCCTCGCCGTGGTCGCGACCCTGAGCTGGGCACTGAACTTCATCGCCCCCTACGTCACGGGCGGGTACAGCATCTATGACTTGATGCTGATCCGGTTTCTGATCGCCGGTACGCTGGGGGTAAGCGTGGTGCTGCTTTGTCGTGCGCAGTTCCAGCTCTTGCTTGGTCGCCAGGCGTTTCTCGCCGCGGGGCTGGGTGTGATCGGCTACCTCGGGTACAGCACCTGTATTGCCGCAGGGGTTATTTTCGGCGGCCCGGTGCTGACTCCGGCGTTTATCGGCATGGTGCCGGTCTTGCTGGCGCTGCTCAGCAACGCCACGCAAAAAACACTTCCATGGCGCAGACTGACGATACCCCTGACGTTTTTGACGGCCGGGCTGCTACTGTCGAATATCAGCAGTCTCCATCAACCCCTTGCAGCGAATAGTTCGTGGCCGTTAGGGCTGTTTTTCTCCGTCAGCGCCGTGGTCCTGTGGCTCGCATTCAGCGTGCTGAATCAAAAAGCCCTGAAGCACCTCCCAGCCAATGCGACGGGTATCTGGACAGGACTCATGATGGCGGGCGCCGGTCTGGGTACCTTGTGCCTGTTACCTGTTGTGCAGACACTCGAACTGCTCAAGTTGCCGTCCCTGGGCTTCAGTATTTCCCTGGCCGGCCAGGTGTACCTGTGGGGCTTTGTGATCGCCGTGATGTCTTCGCTGGTCGGGGCCTGGGCCTGGAACGCAGCATCCCGTCGCCTGCCCATGGTGCTTTCCGGGCAACTGATTGCCCTTGAATCGCTGTTCGCCAGCATGCTTGGCTGGTTATTCCATCAGCGACTGCCAAGCCTTTTGGAAGCTTCAGGCCTCACGGCGGTTCTTGTCGGTGTGGTCATGGCGGTTCGTATCATCCTGACGTCAATCGCAAGCCCGCCCGACTCAAGGCACTCGGTTGAAACCCACCAAAGCTGA
- a CDS encoding winged helix-turn-helix transcriptional regulator: MPVAKKSAGCPVETTLKVIGGKWKVMIIHFLLEDTQRFGELARKLGRISPKTLTQQLRELEEDGVIIRKDFGEVPLRVEYSISTLGFTLSPILHAMEDWGAFLEAKQKKTKRTSRNSVPLG; this comes from the coding sequence ATGCCCGTTGCTAAAAAGAGTGCAGGTTGTCCCGTAGAAACCACCCTGAAAGTCATAGGAGGAAAGTGGAAGGTAATGATCATTCACTTCCTGCTTGAAGACACACAACGGTTTGGCGAACTGGCGAGAAAACTGGGGCGCATATCGCCAAAAACCCTTACCCAACAACTGCGCGAGCTGGAGGAAGACGGTGTGATTATCCGCAAGGATTTTGGCGAAGTCCCGCTGAGGGTCGAATACAGCATTTCCACGTTGGGCTTTACCCTTTCGCCGATTTTGCACGCGATGGAAGATTGGGGAGCGTTTCTGGAGGCCAAGCAAAAGAAAACTAAAAGAACTTCGCGCAATTCTGTTCCGTTGGGTTGA
- a CDS encoding isochorismatase family protein, giving the protein MASTNGMLDADDAVILLIDHQSGLFNTVRDVPVPDLRNYVIAIAKTATLLNIPVITTASVPDGPNGPLIPEIHQHAPHAVYVPRTGQINTWDNPLFVDAIKKTGRKTLIIAGTLTSVCMAFPAVSAVREGYNVYCVVDASGNWSKLATDTTIARVTQAGAIPTDTFAIVAELMRTWNRPEGSRFAEILAEHVCPEYKCLMESYSKAQAVVKDGPETNLDKYK; this is encoded by the coding sequence ATGGCGAGTACCAATGGAATGCTGGATGCAGATGATGCGGTCATTCTTCTTATCGATCACCAGAGCGGCCTATTCAACACCGTGCGCGATGTGCCCGTTCCCGATCTTCGCAATTACGTCATAGCGATCGCGAAGACCGCGACCTTACTGAACATTCCGGTGATCACTACCGCTTCCGTACCGGATGGCCCCAACGGCCCGTTGATTCCAGAAATCCATCAGCATGCTCCCCACGCGGTGTATGTGCCACGCACCGGACAGATCAACACTTGGGACAACCCTTTGTTCGTTGATGCTATCAAGAAGACCGGTCGTAAAACATTGATCATCGCCGGCACTCTCACCAGCGTTTGCATGGCCTTTCCTGCAGTGAGTGCGGTGCGAGAAGGTTACAACGTTTATTGTGTGGTAGATGCTTCAGGCAACTGGAGCAAGTTAGCGACCGATACCACCATCGCACGTGTCACCCAAGCGGGTGCAATTCCGACTGACACTTTCGCCATAGTTGCTGAGTTGATGCGAACTTGGAACCGTCCTGAAGGCTCGCGTTTCGCTGAAATCCTTGCCGAGCATGTTTGTCCGGAATACAAGTGCCTAATGGAAAGCTACAGCAAAGCCCAGGCCGTGGTTAAGGATGGTCCTGAGACCAACCTGGACAAATATAAGTAA
- a CDS encoding bifunctional GNAT family N-acetyltransferase/nucleoside diphosphate kinase regulator has protein sequence MAIAMTGFHPLQINVVKMNKPFISLCPEITRAHALKLMDWLEDERVTCYLSDSRHVSRSIEQVIDRTQLPILTHLFNRGGRFFMAYDRHDAPVGFVRLIKTGANCEIVLVIGDSDKWGRNLGARTIREGMKLAFLDMRAEKLIAKIHPDNVRSLKAFLRSGFLLESETPALKSFSMTAGRYRQFLREGAVDDSTRIYITEIDKARLESLITLEQGPAVVELEHELERAIVVKSQQVARNVVTMNSRALLQLDDEEIEVALVYPEDADSNAGKHSVYSDIGAAILGYQEGDAIDWRISDRTRRIEIRKVLYQPEAAGDFHL, from the coding sequence ATGGCCATAGCCATGACAGGCTTTCATCCTTTGCAAATAAATGTGGTGAAGATGAACAAGCCTTTCATTTCGCTGTGCCCTGAAATTACTCGGGCGCACGCGCTGAAGCTGATGGATTGGTTGGAGGATGAGCGCGTTACCTGCTATCTGAGCGATTCGCGTCATGTCTCCCGTTCCATCGAGCAAGTCATTGATCGGACTCAATTGCCGATCCTGACCCATCTATTCAACCGCGGCGGCCGATTCTTCATGGCCTATGACCGGCATGATGCCCCGGTGGGCTTTGTCCGACTAATCAAGACCGGCGCAAATTGCGAGATAGTCCTGGTCATCGGAGACAGCGACAAATGGGGTCGAAACCTCGGCGCTCGCACGATCCGTGAAGGCATGAAACTGGCCTTCCTCGATATGCGGGCCGAGAAGCTCATCGCCAAGATCCACCCGGACAACGTGCGCTCACTGAAAGCCTTTCTGCGCAGCGGCTTTCTGCTTGAGAGCGAAACGCCGGCATTGAAGTCATTTTCCATGACGGCGGGGCGCTATCGCCAGTTCTTGCGCGAAGGTGCCGTTGATGACTCCACCAGGATCTACATCACTGAAATCGACAAGGCCAGGCTCGAGAGTCTAATCACGCTTGAGCAAGGCCCGGCCGTTGTTGAACTCGAACATGAGCTTGAGCGAGCCATTGTCGTCAAGTCGCAGCAGGTGGCACGCAATGTCGTCACGATGAACTCCAGGGCCTTGCTGCAGCTGGACGACGAAGAGATCGAAGTGGCCTTGGTCTACCCTGAAGACGCGGACAGCAACGCAGGGAAGCATTCCGTGTATTCCGACATCGGCGCCGCCATCCTGGGCTATCAGGAGGGGGACGCCATCGACTGGCGAATTTCTGATCGGACCCGCCGGATCGAGATCAGGAAAGTGCTTTACCAGCCGGAGGCTGCGGGCGATTTCCACCTATAA